The genome window CCACATAGCAGAATAGCCACCACTCGTGCCGATTTCCAGGTAAGTTCCCTCTGGGGCAGTAGCAGCAAGCAAGGCAATGAATTTTCCGGTCTCAGGAGGTACCTGCCTGAGTCTCTCCAAAGGAGATTTTCCAGCTAACCTGTCCTCTTTATCAAGGGATTCTAAATAATGCATTCTTTCTTTGATGGTTTTAGGCATATTGTGAAACATGTTGTTTTCCTTTTAATTGTTATTTTTGGAGTGCATTGACCGTGTCAATGCAGCATCCCGCCTTGGCAAGATGCATTCCATAATCCAGTATCCCCATCTTACCCACAACTCAGGCAATCTTACCCGCGCTGGAGGCAATGTGAGTATACCGATACTTCTTACGTTCGCACAGAACCGGAGCCCGAGTATAGATTCATTACACTATAACTTAATATTCTAAATCTCGTCTTTCCGCTTCTCTGTCCTCTCGTTTTCCTTCGTTCTCGTAATGCTCCGCAATCTTTGTTAGTAAGGAAGCAGTTCTCGAATAAGAAATGGCCCATTTATCTGCATAGCGTCGGAATTCTTCAGCTAATACTCTTTCTTGTTGCCCATCCTCAAAAACTGACTTGGAAACTGTTCCCCTTTTGTTTAAAATACCTACACTGAATCCGTCATCTAATTCCTTGCTCTGGATGTCATCAATTATTTTGCATACTGGTTCAGGGGGCCAAATATTTTCCTCTTCTGATTTTGCATGCGCTAATACTCGGCCAATGTGAGAGTCTCCGATCGCTTTCCGGTCTAATTTTTCGCATAATTCTCTTGCCTTAACCACCCATTCCTCCAATTCTTTATAGTCTATTCGCCCATTACTGTCAATCCAGGGCACGGTTTTCCAGCTGTCAATCAATTCCCACGCGAGACGTGCGCGTTGCTTTATTAATTCTTGAGGGAGGGATTCTTTCTCTTCTTCCTTCTCTTCATTACTCGGTTTATAGATGCACTTAAGTACCTCAGCGAAAAACTCAGGATTAGTTGACAACTTCCTATGCAACATTCTAGGCAGTCGCGAACTACCCACTTTTGCGAGAAAGGGCAAGTACAACCATTCCAGTTGAGCTGTGTCTTCTTCATTTATCTCAGTAGATTTATCTAGCACCTTAAACAACTTTTCAATATTATAAGAATCAAGTCTGTGAGAATCTTCCGAGCTCGGTTCCGTAGCAGCCTTCTGCAACAACTCCGCAATTAATACAGC of Candidatus Zixiibacteriota bacterium contains these proteins:
- a CDS encoding O-methyltransferase, whose translation is MFHNMPKTIKERMHYLESLDKEDRLAGKSPLERLRQVPPETGKFIALLAATAPEGTYLEIGTSGGYSAMW